Below is a window of Vanessa tameamea isolate UH-Manoa-2023 chromosome 11, ilVanTame1 primary haplotype, whole genome shotgun sequence DNA.
acaaaataataaacagtgtAATTAATAAGTGaatgaacaaaaatttaattttgtttaaatacaaatgtatgtaGAAAATGTTTCAATTGCTGACTTTTTTGTTAGTGACTTTGGGTGTAATTGCCGCGTATGTTCCGAGAGGTTTGGATAATTGTAGGAGAGATTTCAATGGTGATAAAGGAGCAACTGTGTGCCATATACGAACACTCGAAAACAATGCATCAAATCTTGTATCAGCACCTTCAGAAAGTACAAAACGTTTAACTGTTGAGTGCAACCAACTACTACTTTTTGAAAGCTATCTTGAAGCAAACTATTTTCAAAGATTTATAACGTTAGAGGAACTAACGCTTGTAAACTGCAAACTTCTTCGTATACCAGGCAACGCTTTTGAAGGATTACGTGAACTGAAAAAGTTATCGATAGGATCTAAGAACTACGATTGGAGCCCGAATAAAAATTTGGAACTTTCACTTGGAACTTTTAACGGTCTACGTGAATTACAGACTCTTGATTTAGGACAAAATAATCTCAAAGTTATACCATCAGATGTATTTTGTGCGTtagataatttacaaatattaaatgttacttataataaaataaaaaatattgatcgtTTAGGCTTTGGACAAAATTGTGGTTCAGGGCTTAGAAGTTTAGATATTAGtcataatgaaattaaatcctTAAGTGAGGATTCAGAAATTTCAAATCTTCGGCGACTACAAGAACTCAAATTAcagcataataatataagtgaTATCTctagtgaaatatttaatggaCTAATATCAttacgtattttaaatgtttcctaTAATAATCTGCAGTTAATACCTGAGGGCACGTTCACCAACACGAAAGAGTTACgagaaatatatctaaataataaccTGCTATTTGAATTAGCCAGAGGCGTTTTCCACCGATTAGAACAGCTGCTTGTATTAGATTTATCGAATAATCAACTCTCAAGCGCTCACATCGACGGCGGAACATTTATTGGTCTTATACGCTTAGTCATTCTGAATTTATTCAATAACGCTTTGACAAGGATAGATGGTAAGACATTTAAAGATTTGTTCTTTCTTCAAATATtagatttaagaaataattcaaTTGGATATATTGAAGAGAATACATTTTTACCATTGTATAATTTGCATACTTTAAATTTAGCCGAAAATCGATTGCATACGATTGACGAATATCTTTTCAATGGACTATTTGTtcttagtaaattaaatttaaataataacctttTAATAACCATTGATACAAAGGCTTTTAAGAATTGTTCAGATTTGAAGGAATTAGACTTGAGTTCCAATCAATTAATAGATGTTCCTAAAGCAATTTGGGAGTTATCGCTTTTAAAAACTTTAGATATAGGAGAAAATCAAATATCAGATATAAAAAATGgatcttttaaaaatttagatCAATTAACAGGCTTGAGACTAATTGATAATCAGATCGGAAACCTTAGTGTAGGTATGTTTTGGGACTTACCGAGTCTTCAAGTATTAAAtttagcaaaaaataaaatacaggcTGTGGAGAGAGGAAGCTTTCAAAGAAATAAGCAATTAGAAGCCATACGATTAGATGGTAATTTTATATCCGATATTAATGGAGTGTTCTCGGCTGTTTTGAGTTTGCTTTGGCTCAACCTATCAGAAAATCACTTGGTTTGGTTTGACTACGCGTTTATACCGGGTAATTTAAAATGGTTAGATATTCACGGTAATTTTATCGAGCACTTAggaaattactataaaattcaagatgaaattcgaataaaaacatTGGATGTCAGTCATAACCGTATTGTAGAAATATCTCCGTTAGCAATTCCAAATAGTGTAGaactgttatttataaacaataaccaCATTAACAACATCcaagtaaatacatttatagagAAGCGCAATCTAACCAGAGTTGATATTTACGCAAATGAGATATCTCATTTAGATATCAACAGCCTCCGGTTATCGCCAGTCCCCTCGAATAAGTCGTTGCCAGAGTTCTACATAGGAGGAAATCCGTTTGATTGCGATTGTTCAATGGAGTGGTTgcctttaataaacaatatgacTGCCACGAGACAATATCCCAGAATTATGGATCTTGagaatgttttatgtaaaatgacTCATACTAGAGGTGTTACACATATACCTTTAAGCAACTTAAAATCAACAGATTTCTTGTGCACATATGAAACCCATTGTTTCACGCTATGCCACTGTTGCGATTATGTCGCATGCGATTGCCAAATGACTTGCCCCAATAACTGTTCTTGTTACCACGATCCGACTTGGCATACGAATGTAGTCGATTGTTCCAGTCAAAGTGCTGTCGAAATACCAGAAAAAATTCCTATGGATGCAACCGAGGTATATTTAGATGGGAATGACTTTAAAGAATTGCAAAATTATGCATTCATAGGCAGAAAAAATATGAGATCGCTTTATGTAAATTCGAGTAAAGTTGAAAACTTACATAATAGAACATTTGCTGGCTTATCTTCACTCGTGATATTGCATCTTGGTAATAATAAGCTTGAACATTTAAATGGATACGAGTTCGAACATTTGACTCAACTAAGCGAACTCTATTTACAAGATAATTTCATTAGTCATATTGTTAACACGACTTTTTCACATCTGATctcattgaaaattttaaggATAGATGGAAACAGATTAGTCGAATTCTCCATTTGgagtttaacattaaataaaaacttaaacagTCTTTCGATCGGCAATAATATGTGGTCTTGCAAATGTAGATATTTGCAAAGATTTACAGCTTTTATATCAGAAAATGTTGCTAAAATCAATGACATTGCAGATGTATGGTGTGCGAATATAGGCAGCCCTTCATCACAAAGAAAAGAATTGAACCTTAACGGTACTATATGCAGTGACTATTATGCAAGTGAATCTGGAATTGATAATATGATAATGTCTAACTATTTACCTATGATGGTCACGTCATTTACGGGATTCATGTTAATCTTACTTTCTACACttattgttttcttatttaGAGACACGATACGCATATGGCTCTATACGAGTTGTGGCATTCGATTTTTTCCATTTAACGGAGGCTATGATGAAACGGACAAATTATACGATGCTTACGTATGCTATAGCCCTAAAGATGATGATTTTGTCATACAAACCCTCGCAGCCGAATTGGAAAATGGAAATCCCTCGTATCATCTCTGCCTACATTATCGTGATATACCTCAACATGGCGTAGCTTATATGCAATATACATTACCGCTCCCAGAAGCGGCAGAAGCGTCCAAGCGCATACTTATTGTCTTAACGAGAAATTTCTTAGAAACCGAATGGTCTCGCTATGAATTTAGACAAGCACTACATGATATACTTAAAACTAGAATTTATACATTAGTTCTCATTGAAGACAGTTCTGTCTTAAACGAAGCAGAATGTGACCCCGATTTGAGGCCATATTTAAAAACCggtttaagaataaaatggggtcaaaataaattttgggAGAAGTTACGCTATGCAATGCCTGACCGGCGATACAAATCTAAATCGTCTAGCTTTAGAAATAATATCAACTCATATACAATGAGAAGCGGTGTCCAAAACGGTACAATGAGATCGTTTTCTTTTACTGAAAAAATTAGAGGGTCTGGCAATACCGTGAATGCAACTCCTGAATGTATAGAAGGTCGTCCTCAACATCCACAGCCTTTGAATGGATCAGATGGTAGACCACCATCAGATCATATTTATTCATCCATCGATTCAGATTACTCATCATTAGAATTAGGTGGAAGTAATCCCAATCGTAGGCGAGAGTTCAGGCACTGGCCGCCTCCTCCTATAATTGATACACAGCATTCAGGTCAAGCTTACCTTGTCTAGTCTACGCttcttaatgttaatattaaaatcatataaacgaAGCTTCTTgtgtaaattgttataattgcaTCGCGCTTTAccaaataattaagattttaatctatttttgtaATTCCAAGCCATTAAAGTGGACTTTTATTTCGTGAAGTTGgtgtaaataaattctataagaCTGCTGTAGAATATgtgaattatgtaaataatgtgtAAATAGATGTCCATATTAAGTCACagtatacctatttatatactttaataaagccATTGTGATaatttttgcataaaatttatttttcttttctccCTTACCATTCCTTCCAACTGAAAGTCTTATCTAAGAATGAATTATATTGATTCCACCTTGttcaagttaatatttaaaaatgcaaataatatattacaacaagtaaccaaaaaatatttaatatacaaataaataaaataattttttttataaaattttagcctatgatttttaaataaatagtatgtcTTTTATTGttcttttctaaataaatatttaagagaattGTTTTTGTTCAAACCTAGTATAAAAAATAGAGTAGCGAttgtatattaagaaaataaacatactaTACCTTATAAAgtctacattaaatataaaaactcagaAGAAAAATATCTACATTTGACAAAGAACATTCGGAGACGTGACTTGAATACTTCGGGTCATCTAAAACAGTTTATATCATAATCACAAGGTAAGGCCGCTCgctgaattttaaaatgaactttTATCACTTTACAAATGCACCACAGCAccttaaagtaattataataagtattaatcttctaaaaatataatgatatgcTAAGagagtaaaaaaaatcattgcaaATAACTAATTCTGAGTGAactagtaaatatttgtatattcgaaataaataaaaaagcaagaTAAAGGAATAAACAAAATGCTCATCATACATTCACTGaaagtacaaatatattaatgaaatgcaaatttaaaaaacatcttaAATATTGTCAACAGTAACGGTTAGAgtagacataacatacatatataattgtatttaactaacatgactgtatttttaaaggttgaaaaagagtaactactgagtttcttgccggttcttctcggtagaatctacattccgaactggtgttagctttactttaaatagtttgttaaatgacgattcaaaagtgcttgcaaaagcctacttgaataaagtatattttgatttgatttgagttgaCAAACCAGTATCTCAACTcatcttactttttttttaattctcataaGAATTAAACAAGCAGCAAGCAGATCAAAAATaaagccaattaaaaaatattgaaaaggaACCAAAAACACGGACACGTCtatgtattacataacaataaaccgACACAAATCGTCATTgttctcataaaatatttgagtgaaTGCTTTAATagcaattctatttttaagcgtaataatataattagaaatcattgtataaaacaattttaattataatatatgaactataaatacacaattgataaataaagttattatggtattgttttatactatatgaCTTTGAACAATACgcgttttttattaatgagttattcgatattatttatgaGATTATTGTATGACCTTGATCATTTTGCAATTAATCTTATCATCTTCAtgaaatcaatttcaattttagaaTACTAGCCAATACAATTACAATCGAAGTCCAACCTGCACAAATATCTATTGAATGATGCTATTTGAAATTGCAGTCTGTTGTAAATTGTCAATCTTCACCGTTTTTTCACTTGACATTAGAGTAATGAAGGCTTTTTGTATTGACACAAAAATCCATTTAACGTACAATTGATCTTTACCTGCAACTCTAAAATGTAAGAGCAACATTGAAACTCGTCTATGAATAGAAGCgacatgttttaattaaatatcttaatatacatatacttcccaaatatatattttcttatttttatttggctgTGAATAATATTCTTACTTAACTTTACGTGTCTATCCCTTAATTCTTTGAGCGTACcttacatttagttttattatgcCTCATCATCACTGTTTATCTTTGTGACGTAACATAAAGTGTTAATTATAACTGGTCTAGGCAAAAGTATTTTACTAAACAGCCTAAGGTTCGATACTTtcttgttttgaattaaattaaaatatttaataaaaatatatatttggtgaagtttcttaaaaaaattgattggaatcttattttgaaaacaatttattgtgtaaaaaaaaaacacaggcGCATAACatcatgttttataaaattaaatttatgtaatatacatatcCGGTTCCTTCGCCAAGACAATGGTTATAGAAACAcgcgaaaaaaaatctttgtcttTGGAATTCCGGTAGCTTTCTTAGTGAACACAGACAATAAAAATACGAAAGGTGTTATGACTCATTGTTTAATCCGAAAGAACAACTATAAACCTTAAGAATGCACTGTTaactgtcaataaaaaaaataacaagcaaCAATATACGAaggaagaaattttaaataaagcatttttacataagttatataatttaaagatataaacacaatagtattttttttattttctttttaataataattagtaaaatcaaacaatatctaaaaaaaatttgattttgtatctaaaaaaactttgattttgCCCGAATCGAAAGTAAAGTTCAATGCTctcttatataaacaaaattaaaaaaaaacactttcgcAAAATGTACttctttactttttagttttatataacttCACATGAAATAACGaactttttcattaatttaacatatttatctcTTTAATAGCTGAGCCAAATGCATgctataatcattttaaaattatttgaacataAGCATAGAACAAATCCTAAAGCTAAGACACACgataaattacacaaaaataatataactatgttaGAACAAGATCATAGTGTCATATACATGGCCCTTaagttcattgaaataaaatctgcCATGCTCTGATTAACATCAGTTTTatgatgttttaatatttaaaattatgtaggtacttatagtataagtaattattatgacTTTTTGTCATAATAATCACATATACTATAAGTATAGGATATTCTATAGAGTAGCTATGTGTTAACACAAATGTATACTTATCTCATCTAGTCTAAAAAGATACAACGGCTTGACATTTTACGACTAAGATACAAGATCTGATCTGATCTCAGGCGGTATAAGTGAGCCATTAAAGAAACGAAGCAAATGGACAAGGaatacgtataaattatatttataagc
It encodes the following:
- the LOC113400845 gene encoding toll-like receptor 7 encodes the protein MFQLLTFLLVTLGVIAAYVPRGLDNCRRDFNGDKGATVCHIRTLENNASNLVSAPSESTKRLTVECNQLLLFESYLEANYFQRFITLEELTLVNCKLLRIPGNAFEGLRELKKLSIGSKNYDWSPNKNLELSLGTFNGLRELQTLDLGQNNLKVIPSDVFCALDNLQILNVTYNKIKNIDRLGFGQNCGSGLRSLDISHNEIKSLSEDSEISNLRRLQELKLQHNNISDISSEIFNGLISLRILNVSYNNLQLIPEGTFTNTKELREIYLNNNLLFELARGVFHRLEQLLVLDLSNNQLSSAHIDGGTFIGLIRLVILNLFNNALTRIDGKTFKDLFFLQILDLRNNSIGYIEENTFLPLYNLHTLNLAENRLHTIDEYLFNGLFVLSKLNLNNNLLITIDTKAFKNCSDLKELDLSSNQLIDVPKAIWELSLLKTLDIGENQISDIKNGSFKNLDQLTGLRLIDNQIGNLSVGMFWDLPSLQVLNLAKNKIQAVERGSFQRNKQLEAIRLDGNFISDINGVFSAVLSLLWLNLSENHLVWFDYAFIPGNLKWLDIHGNFIEHLGNYYKIQDEIRIKTLDVSHNRIVEISPLAIPNSVELLFINNNHINNIQVNTFIEKRNLTRVDIYANEISHLDINSLRLSPVPSNKSLPEFYIGGNPFDCDCSMEWLPLINNMTATRQYPRIMDLENVLCKMTHTRGVTHIPLSNLKSTDFLCTYETHCFTLCHCCDYVACDCQMTCPNNCSCYHDPTWHTNVVDCSSQSAVEIPEKIPMDATEVYLDGNDFKELQNYAFIGRKNMRSLYVNSSKVENLHNRTFAGLSSLVILHLGNNKLEHLNGYEFEHLTQLSELYLQDNFISHIVNTTFSHLISLKILRIDGNRLVEFSIWSLTLNKNLNSLSIGNNMWSCKCRYLQRFTAFISENVAKINDIADVWCANIGSPSSQRKELNLNGTICSDYYASESGIDNMIMSNYLPMMVTSFTGFMLILLSTLIVFLFRDTIRIWLYTSCGIRFFPFNGGYDETDKLYDAYVCYSPKDDDFVIQTLAAELENGNPSYHLCLHYRDIPQHGVAYMQYTLPLPEAAEASKRILIVLTRNFLETEWSRYEFRQALHDILKTRIYTLVLIEDSSVLNEAECDPDLRPYLKTGLRIKWGQNKFWEKLRYAMPDRRYKSKSSSFRNNINSYTMRSGVQNGTMRSFSFTEKIRGSGNTVNATPECIEGRPQHPQPLNGSDGRPPSDHIYSSIDSDYSSLELGGSNPNRRREFRHWPPPPIIDTQHSGQAYLV